A region of the Kribbella sp. NBC_01245 genome:
CGGGCAGAGCGTCGGGCAGATCGGCCAGCAGGGATCGCTCGAGCGCGGCCGTAACCTCTGCCAGGGTTGACGAATCGGCCGCCGCTGCGAGCATGACAGTGGTGGCCGCGCCGAGAACGGTAGTCCCGTGCGCGCCGGCCGCGACGAGGTCGACCTCGAGCCCGGGCTCCCAGAGCAGGGCCCACGTCTCACGGAAGGTGCCCGTGTTCTGCCGCTCGGCCTCGGCCGGTTCGCCCCAGTCGACGCCGAGGATGCGGAGGCGGTGCAGGAGGCGGGACTTGGCCAGGTCGTTCGGCTTTCGCAAGTCGAGATCAACCAGGCGCTCGGTGGCATCCCGACGCATCCGCAGGCGGCGAGCTTGCGCCGCGAGGTCGGCCGCGACGGGCGCCTGCGGGGTCTCGGGCGGGACGGACCCGAGCAGCTCGCCGACTACGGCCTCGCGGGTGACCAGGTCGAGGAGAACATCGTTCCCGTTGCAGAGCACTGCTCTCGTTGCCTCGGTCATCTCGCTCAGACCCGCTAGCGGCCGCTCCCGCAGTGCGGCCAGCGTCTCGGCCAGCCGGACGGCCTCGATGACGTGCGCGCTCGAAACCGGGAGGTCCTTCTTCCGCAACACCTGGGCCACCCGGGTCAGCCAGCGCGTGGTGACGTGGTCGGGCGCCGTGAAGAGGTGGTGGTACCAGCCGGGCGAGGTGACGCCCGCGCCGTACCCGCTGGCGGTGGCGAGGCGGCCGTGCGTCCACGGCACCCAGGTGCACGCGACCTTGCTCTTCGGCAGCCCTTTCAGGATGCGCTGGTCGTGTGTTGCCGGGGGCAACGGTTCGGTCAGGGCCGGCACATGCCAGGCGCCGCAGACCACGGCGATCCGTTCGAACCCCTCGCGGATCGCCTTGCGCAGCACGGTCCGCATGTACGCCTCGCGCTGCGCCTCCCGCCCCTCCGCCATCTCGCCAGCACGCAGCTCACCCATCGCGTCCGCGATCACCTCGAACGGCGGCGCGCCATCCCTGCGATGCTCGACCACGTCATCCCACCAACGCTCGGGATCGTCATACCCGCCGGCCCGCGCCATCTCCGCCAACGGATCAACCGCGAGGCCTTTACGCCTCTCTTTAGGCTCGCCCGCGAACTGGTACGCCGCCGGCAGATCGCAAAACCTCACCGGCACCCCGGCCGCCAACCCGTACCGAACCGCCTGCCACTCCGGACTGAACACCGCGAACGGCCAGAACGCGGCCCGCGCCGAGTCATCCACCGCATACGCGAGCAACGCGACGGGTGGCTCCATCTCTTCTGAAGCGGCCAGCTCGACGACCTTGTCGGCCTCCGGAGGCCCTTCGATCAGTACGACGTCCGGCCGCAGCTCGGCGAGGGCCGTCGCGAGCGCGCGAGCCGACCCGGGACCGTGGTGGCGGATGCCGAAGAGGTGAACGGTCATCCGGTGATATCCCGGCAGGCCCGGTAGAAGTCGGACCAGCCTTCCCGCTCGCGCACCACGGTTTCCAGGTATTCCGACCAGACCACGCGATCGGCCGACGGGTCCTTCACCACCGCGCCGAGAATGCCGCCCGCCACGTCGTACGACCGAAGCACGCCGTCGCCGAAGTGGGCCGCGAGCGACAGGCCACCGGTGACCACGCTGATCGCCTCGGCGGTGGACAACGTGCCCGACGGCGACTTCACCGCGGTCCGCCCGTCCTCGGTACGCCCCGCCCGCAGCTCCCGGAACACCGTCACCACCCGGCGGATCTCGGCCAAAGCGTCATCCTGCTTCGGCAGTTCCAGGGCCTCGCCGAGTTGCGCGACCCGGCGAGACACGATCGCCACCTCGTCCTCAGCGGAATCCGGCAGCGGCAGCACGACGGTGTTGAAACGCCTGCGCAATGCGCTGGAGAGCTCGTTCACCCCCTTATCGCGATCGTTCGCCGTGGCGATCACATTGAACCCCTTGCGGGCCTGGACTTCGGTCGCGAGCTCCGGCACGGGCAGCGACTTCTCCGAAAGCACGGTGATGAGCGCGTCCTGGACGTCGGACGGCATCCGCGTCAGCTCCTCGATCCGCGCGATCTTCGCCCCGGCCATCGCGCGATAGACCGGACTCGGCACCAGCGCGGCCTCCGACGGACCTTGCGCGATCAGCTGCGCGTAGTTCCAGCCGTAGCGGATCGACTCCTCCGCCGTACCCGCGGTGCCTTGCACGAGCAGCGTCGAGTCGCCGCTGATCGCCGCCGCGAGATGCTCGCTGACCCACGTCTTCGCGGTACCGGGCACGCCGAGCAGCAACAGCGCGCGATCCGTCGCAAGCGTCGCCACCGCCACCTCGACCAACCTGCGCGGGCCGACGTACTTCGGGGTGATCTCGACGCCATCGGCCTCCCCACCGAGCAAGTACGTCACGACGGCCGCCGGGGACAACAGCCATGCCGGAGGGCGCGGCCGGTCGTCGGCCTTCGCCAGCGCGGCGAGCTCACCGGCGTACTCCTGCTCGGCATGCGGCCGCATCACTTCGGTCATGACAACTCCTCGTACATCTCGCGTCGAAAGGTCAGCGTCTCGATCAAGCGCCGCCGCCAGGTCTGTTCCTCGTCGATCGGGCGCCGGGTGATCGGATGGTCCAGTACGCCGGCGGGCACCGCCTGCGAGACCACACTCGCGAGCCGCGCCCAGCCGTGGTCCGGCGTGGCCTGGTCGAGCAGGTCGAGCATCGCGACAGCCAGTCCGTCGGGCCACGGCACCGGCAGCCCGCCGACCACCTGGGCGAGGTCACCACGTTTACCGATAGCAGTGCCCCATTCTTCGGGTGGAAGGATCGCGATCAACCGGGCGCCCGCGACCTTGGTCTTCAGCAACGCGCGCGCCCACTCGGGATCGCGCTCGCGAACCGTCGCATCCGCCAGCGCCTCGAAGAACAAGGCCTGGTCGAACCCTGTCACCTCGGCGTCGGCGATCTTCACGTCGTACGTCGTGAGGGGTGCGGCGGCGAGGATCTGCCGTAACCACCAAGCCTTCTCGCCCATCGCCTGCCGGGGTTTGGCGATGATCCCGTCGCGCTGCATGCTCTCGTCCAGCCGCCTCGGCAGGGTGACGCGGACCTTCTTCGGCTGGAACGTCAAGCAGGCTTGGGCTCTGGCCGCCATCCGCGCGGAATACGCCGAGCCGGGAATGCGGGCGAGGAGGGATGCGGCGGTACGACGTACGTCGGAGGCTCGATCGTCCAGGGCACGTTCGGCGAACTCCTCGTCATCCTTGCTGAGGCCGTTGGCGAGCAGGGCCAGGAAGTCGGCACGAACGACTGCGGGCTCACTCGGCCAAACGTCCAGGAGGGCCTCGCGCGCTGCCGCGGGATCTTGCTCGCGGGTACGGATCAGCCAGGCGCGGCGTTGGTTGGGCGTGCCGTGGGTCCAGTCGTCCTCTTGCTCGGAGGTGGTGTGCAGGGCGAGGAATCGCCAGTCCGGGTTGAGATTCGCGAGCCATTTGGCCCGGCGATCGGCGACCGCGGCGACGAGCGCGCGGTACTCCGTCCGGCCGCGGGCGAAGTCGGCCAACGCCGGCAAGAACTCCGGCGGCACACCCCAACCGCGATCGAGCACGACCCGCAACCACTCGCCGAGTACGGTCGCCTGCTGGCCGCCGAGCATCATCGCTAGACGGTTGGCGGCGGCCGGTCGGACCAGCGGGCGGTCCTCGCCAGGGGCTGGGGCGATCGGCGTCAGGCCTTTGAGGGCCGGCCTGCCTGCTCGGCGGTACGTCGTCTCGAGCGCGGCCGCGTCCAGCAGCAGCCGCACGGGGTCTGACGTGGTCGCGGTCGCGGTCGCAGACGTGGTCGCGGTCGCGGTCGTGGTCGCCAGGGCGCGGCGGATCGCGTCGGGGAGGTCATCGGCATTCGGTGGACGCCGATCCGTCCCGAGCAGGGCGGCGCTGACCAGCTTGTCCCAGCCGCTCATGCGAGGGCCACCGCGCGATCGTGGTGCCAACAGGTGATCGGGCGGAAGCCGAAGCGATTCCACTCCCCTGCCACGGTGAGCGCCTCGCCCGCAGAGACGGCCAGCAGCGGCCACGGGTCGATCCCGGCGAGCAGCGGTAGACCGTCGCCCGCCTCGTCCACCAACGCCCACCCGTCACCGACTCGTGCGGGTCTGACCTGGGCCAGGACGAACGGCATGCGCTCATTCCACGGGTCCGTCCCAAGCGCCTCGGCGAACGACGCCAACGCCTCCTCCACGCTCACCCCATCCGGCCTCGTCGGCGGCATCGGCTCGGTCGGCTCGGCCCTCGGCTCGGTCGGTTCGGCTGGTGGGGTCAGCAGGGCGCGGAGAGGCAGGGCGCCTGGGTAATAGGAGAGCCTTGCCGGGATGATGTCGCCGGGTCCGCCGGGCAGGAGGTCCAACTGGCGTCCAGGCGCGGCGAAGCTGAGGATGAGCCCGATCCTGCCGGTCGTACGGCCCCGGAGCCAGACCCGCCGAACGGTCAGCCGGTCATCGGGCTCGACCACCTGCCCGAGTACCAGCCACTCGTCGTCGACGTACTCGCCCTCGTCCCGAACCCTGGCCGTCTCGACCGTCCACCCGATCCGGGACCTCACCGTCTCCACCAAAGGCGCGGGCAATTCCCCGAGGCGGGCATGGGCTTGCACGATGAGATGGATCAGCGCGAGCTCTTCCAGCAACGCACCAGGCCAACCCTCACCCCGGCCGATCACGCCCGCCGCACGCCGTACCGCGCCCGCGATCCCCGGCGCCTGCGCGTCAACCATCCGCGCGGCCAGCCGGCTCAGCTCCTCGTACCCCCTGTGCTCGAACCCGGACAACCCATGCCGCGCCTGATCCGCAAGCCAGCTCTCCAACTCCGCAATCCCCGACGCCACCCGATCCGCCCGCCGCGCGGCCCGCTGCGCCGCCGCCTCCGGATCCGGCTGCTTCGCCGCCCCCTCCTCACTCGCCCCGCCGGCCTCCCCGACCGCATCGGCTGTCCCCTTGGCAGCGCGGGCCTCGCGATCGG
Encoded here:
- a CDS encoding DUF5691 domain-containing protein gives rise to the protein MSGWDKLVSAALLGTDRRPPNADDLPDAIRRALATTTATATTSATATATTSDPVRLLLDAAALETTYRRAGRPALKGLTPIAPAPGEDRPLVRPAAANRLAMMLGGQQATVLGEWLRVVLDRGWGVPPEFLPALADFARGRTEYRALVAAVADRRAKWLANLNPDWRFLALHTTSEQEDDWTHGTPNQRRAWLIRTREQDPAAAREALLDVWPSEPAVVRADFLALLANGLSKDDEEFAERALDDRASDVRRTAASLLARIPGSAYSARMAARAQACLTFQPKKVRVTLPRRLDESMQRDGIIAKPRQAMGEKAWWLRQILAAAPLTTYDVKIADAEVTGFDQALFFEALADATVRERDPEWARALLKTKVAGARLIAILPPEEWGTAIGKRGDLAQVVGGLPVPWPDGLAVAMLDLLDQATPDHGWARLASVVSQAVPAGVLDHPITRRPIDEEQTWRRRLIETLTFRREMYEELS
- a CDS encoding ATP-binding protein gives rise to the protein MTEVMRPHAEQEYAGELAALAKADDRPRPPAWLLSPAAVVTYLLGGEADGVEITPKYVGPRRLVEVAVATLATDRALLLLGVPGTAKTWVSEHLAAAISGDSTLLVQGTAGTAEESIRYGWNYAQLIAQGPSEAALVPSPVYRAMAGAKIARIEELTRMPSDVQDALITVLSEKSLPVPELATEVQARKGFNVIATANDRDKGVNELSSALRRRFNTVVLPLPDSAEDEVAIVSRRVAQLGEALELPKQDDALAEIRRVVTVFRELRAGRTEDGRTAVKSPSGTLSTAEAISVVTGGLSLAAHFGDGVLRSYDVAGGILGAVVKDPSADRVVWSEYLETVVREREGWSDFYRACRDITG
- a CDS encoding DUF5682 family protein, with the protein product MTVHLFGIRHHGPGSARALATALAELRPDVVLIEGPPEADKVVELAASEEMEPPVALLAYAVDDSARAAFWPFAVFSPEWQAVRYGLAAGVPVRFCDLPAAYQFAGEPKERRKGLAVDPLAEMARAGGYDDPERWWDDVVEHRRDGAPPFEVIADAMGELRAGEMAEGREAQREAYMRTVLRKAIREGFERIAVVCGAWHVPALTEPLPPATHDQRILKGLPKSKVACTWVPWTHGRLATASGYGAGVTSPGWYHHLFTAPDHVTTRWLTRVAQVLRKKDLPVSSAHVIEAVRLAETLAALRERPLAGLSEMTEATRAVLCNGNDVLLDLVTREAVVGELLGSVPPETPQAPVAADLAAQARRLRMRRDATERLVDLDLRKPNDLAKSRLLHRLRILGVDWGEPAEAERQNTGTFRETWALLWEPGLEVDLVAAGAHGTTVLGAATTVMLAAAADSSTLAEVTAALERSLLADLPDALPELLRGVDTRAAKDADVGHLMAALPALSRSARYGDVRGNNTAGLTEVAERMVARVCAGLGRTVHGLDAEAAAKVLALIEGVQEATSLLSATVRDEWLETLQGLSDRATVPPLITGRLTRLMLDADRLDSAEVALRLGRALTPGVETNAAAAYVEGFLAGRGLLLIHDERLLELVDRWLAAVPDEAFLEVLPLLRRTFGTFAPPERRSIGEKARGLGLATKAADVADLEDERAAAALPVVRLLLGIPA
- a CDS encoding SWIM zinc finger family protein, whose protein sequence is MSVRRWGSGQVLGLAPDAASARAGQGLARIAKWSAAGCDDRAVWGLCQGSGAKPYQTVVDLEGPAFRCSCPSRKFPCKHAIGLLLLWSAGALPSEAEPAWVAAWLADREARAAKGTADAVGEAGGASEEGAAKQPDPEAAAQRAARRADRVASGIAELESWLADQARHGLSGFEHRGYEELSRLAARMVDAQAPGIAGAVRRAAGVIGRGEGWPGALLEELALIHLIVQAHARLGELPAPLVETVRSRIGWTVETARVRDEGEYVDDEWLVLGQVVEPDDRLTVRRVWLRGRTTGRIGLILSFAAPGRQLDLLPGGPGDIIPARLSYYPGALPLRALLTPPAEPTEPRAEPTEPMPPTRPDGVSVEEALASFAEALGTDPWNERMPFVLAQVRPARVGDGWALVDEAGDGLPLLAGIDPWPLLAVSAGEALTVAGEWNRFGFRPITCWHHDRAVALA